From Nerophis lumbriciformis linkage group LG11, RoL_Nlum_v2.1, whole genome shotgun sequence, one genomic window encodes:
- the LOC133610446 gene encoding coiled-coil domain-containing protein 186-like isoform X2, producing MICHTRLLEENKRHQDLILGIFSEKDNMKDLLRELKETRDKLLQQDQAAKAGLMQMQKEITHCLEQELSVLTVQGAAYPAEKISSALFA from the exons ATGATTTGCCACACTCG GTTGCTGGAGGAGAACAAGCGGCACCAGGATCTGATCCTTGGTATCTTCTCTGAGAAGGACAACATGAAGGACCTGCTGAGGGAGCTGAAGGAGACTCGGGACAAACTCCTTCAGCAGGACCAGGCGGCTAAAGCTGGCCTCATGCAAATGCAGAAGGAGATCACCCACTGCCTTGAACAG GAGCTGTCGGTCTTAACTGTGCAGGGAGCGGCGTACCCAGCAGAGAAGATCAGCTCGGCACTGTTTGCCTGA
- the LOC133610446 gene encoding coiled-coil domain-containing protein 186-like isoform X1: MEESPPDMLPNGHRDERSPQSHNGLIQFKYDQQENSILRLLEENKRHQDLILGIFSEKDNMKDLLRELKETRDKLLQQDQAAKAGLMQMQKEITHCLEQELSVLTVQGAAYPAEKISSALFA; this comes from the exons ATGGAGGAGTCGCCACCGGATATGCTTCCAAACGGTCACAGGGACGAGCGCTCCCCGCAGAGCCACAATGGATTAATCCAATTCAAGTATGACCAACAGGAAAACTCCATTCTGAG GTTGCTGGAGGAGAACAAGCGGCACCAGGATCTGATCCTTGGTATCTTCTCTGAGAAGGACAACATGAAGGACCTGCTGAGGGAGCTGAAGGAGACTCGGGACAAACTCCTTCAGCAGGACCAGGCGGCTAAAGCTGGCCTCATGCAAATGCAGAAGGAGATCACCCACTGCCTTGAACAG GAGCTGTCGGTCTTAACTGTGCAGGGAGCGGCGTACCCAGCAGAGAAGATCAGCTCGGCACTGTTTGCCTGA